A portion of the Pseudoxanthomonas sp. JBR18 genome contains these proteins:
- the tilS gene encoding tRNA lysidine(34) synthetase TilS — protein sequence MSPLSAPLAAPPSPVRDAGALWVAFSGGLDSTVLLHALRQIAGFQSRLHAVHVHHGLQPQADAWAAHCAALCRQWEVPLEVRHVQVPRDADAGPEAAARHARHAAFADVLGPDDVLIAAHHQDDQAETFLLRALRASGPDGLGAMRPLRRFAQGWLWRPWLALPRDALKAYALSHDLAWIEDASNADTRLDRNFLRHQVLPLLRQRWPQADALLARSAALSAQTAGLMIEHDAATLALVQAADPQVLSVGALLALTPARRARAVRHWIAQLGLPPLPARGVEALEASLLTPRHDAQARFDWDGVRLRRWRDQLHAGPVLGPLPADWQATWDGSAALQVPGGGHLQLEGAARFETPLLAGARQGGERIQLPGRQHHHALKHVLQELGIPPWERQRLPVLRDVDGTVLAAGDRVQSATLAAWLHERNARLQWRPAVRD from the coding sequence ATGTCCCCGCTGTCCGCCCCCCTCGCCGCTCCGCCCAGCCCTGTCCGGGATGCTGGCGCCCTGTGGGTCGCTTTCAGCGGCGGACTGGACTCCACCGTACTGCTCCATGCCCTGCGCCAGATCGCAGGTTTCCAGTCACGGCTGCACGCGGTGCACGTCCATCACGGGCTGCAGCCGCAGGCCGATGCCTGGGCCGCGCACTGCGCAGCGCTCTGCCGCCAGTGGGAGGTGCCGCTGGAGGTCCGCCACGTCCAGGTGCCGCGCGATGCCGACGCCGGCCCGGAGGCCGCCGCACGCCACGCACGCCATGCCGCCTTTGCCGACGTCCTGGGCCCGGACGATGTGCTGATCGCCGCACACCACCAGGACGACCAGGCCGAGACCTTCTTGCTGCGTGCGCTGCGCGCTTCGGGGCCGGACGGGCTCGGCGCGATGCGGCCCCTGCGCCGCTTCGCCCAGGGCTGGTTGTGGCGGCCGTGGCTGGCGCTGCCCCGCGACGCGCTCAAGGCCTACGCACTGAGCCACGATCTTGCGTGGATCGAAGATGCCAGCAATGCCGACACCCGGCTGGACCGCAACTTCCTGCGCCACCAGGTGCTGCCGCTGCTGCGCCAGCGCTGGCCGCAGGCCGATGCCCTGCTGGCCCGCAGTGCCGCGCTGAGCGCGCAGACCGCCGGGCTGATGATCGAACATGACGCGGCGACCCTGGCCCTGGTCCAGGCGGCCGACCCGCAGGTGCTTTCGGTCGGTGCGCTGCTGGCGCTGACGCCGGCGCGTCGCGCCCGCGCGGTGCGGCACTGGATCGCGCAGCTTGGCCTGCCGCCACTGCCAGCCCGCGGGGTCGAGGCGCTGGAGGCGAGCCTGCTGACACCACGCCACGACGCCCAGGCGCGCTTTGACTGGGACGGCGTGCGCCTGCGGCGCTGGCGCGACCAACTCCATGCCGGGCCGGTGCTGGGCCCCTTGCCTGCCGACTGGCAGGCGACCTGGGATGGCAGCGCCGCGCTGCAAGTGCCCGGCGGCGGCCACCTGCAACTCGAAGGCGCGGCCCGGTTCGAGACGCCCCTGCTGGCCGGCGCGCGCCAGGGCGGCGAGCGCATCCAACTGCCCGGTCGCCAGCACCACCATGCGCTCAAGCACGTGCTGCAGGAGTTGGGCATCCCGCCATGGGAACGCCAGCGCCTGCCGGTGTTGCGCGACGTCGATGGCACGGTCCTGGCCGCCGGGGATCGCGTCCAGTCAGCCACCCTGGCGGCCTGGCTGCATGAACGCAACGCACGCCTGCAGTGGCGCCCGGCTGTGCGCGATTGA
- a CDS encoding exodeoxyribonuclease VII small subunit, with product MAKKPTADASPVAHFEQSLDELEQLVGRMEQGELSLEDSLAAYERGVGLYRSCRTALEQAELRVRLLSDPDRPDTAEPFAPLPDGD from the coding sequence ATGGCAAAGAAACCCACAGCCGACGCCTCGCCCGTGGCGCACTTCGAACAATCCCTGGACGAGCTGGAACAGCTGGTCGGACGCATGGAACAGGGCGAGCTGAGCCTGGAAGATTCCCTGGCCGCCTACGAGCGTGGGGTGGGCCTGTACCGCAGCTGCCGCACCGCGCTGGAACAGGCCGAGCTGCGCGTGCGCCTGCTCAGCGACCCGGACCGCCCCGACACCGCCGAACCCTTCGCGCCGCTGCCCGATGGCGACTGA
- a CDS encoding polyprenyl synthetase family protein, translated as MATEAAFARWAQRVEASLDAALPNPDLAPQRLHAAMRHAALGGGKRMRPLLVYAAGTLTGADEAVLDAPATAVELIHAYSLVHDDLPAMDDDALRRGQPTVHVAFDEATAILAGDALQTLAFEVLAASQAGAVLRVAWLQTLARASGVAGMCGGQALDIDATGQRQSVEALQQMHALKTGALIRASVRLGALAGGVDEETLQRLDAFAEALGLAFQVRDDILDVEASSEVLGKTAGKDAAQDKSTYPALLGMDGAKAKLDQLAARMRELLGPFGTAASPLTALGELAVQRSH; from the coding sequence ATGGCGACTGAGGCGGCGTTCGCACGCTGGGCACAGCGTGTGGAAGCCTCGCTGGACGCGGCGCTCCCCAACCCGGACCTCGCCCCGCAGCGCCTGCACGCGGCCATGCGCCACGCGGCCCTCGGCGGCGGCAAGCGCATGCGCCCATTGCTGGTTTACGCCGCCGGCACCCTGACCGGCGCCGATGAAGCGGTGCTGGACGCCCCGGCCACGGCGGTGGAATTGATCCACGCCTATTCGCTGGTCCACGACGACCTGCCGGCGATGGACGACGACGCCCTGCGCCGCGGCCAGCCGACCGTGCATGTCGCCTTCGACGAGGCCACCGCCATCCTCGCCGGCGATGCGCTGCAGACCCTGGCCTTCGAGGTGCTGGCCGCCAGCCAGGCCGGTGCAGTGCTGCGCGTGGCCTGGCTGCAGACCCTGGCCCGGGCCAGCGGCGTGGCCGGCATGTGCGGCGGCCAGGCACTGGATATCGACGCCACCGGACAGCGCCAGTCGGTCGAGGCCCTGCAGCAGATGCACGCCCTCAAGACCGGCGCGCTGATCCGCGCCAGCGTGCGCCTGGGCGCCCTGGCCGGCGGCGTGGACGAGGAAACCCTGCAACGCCTGGATGCCTTCGCCGAAGCGCTGGGGCTGGCCTTCCAGGTGCGTGACGACATCCTCGACGTGGAAGCCAGCTCCGAGGTGCTCGGCAAGACCGCCGGCAAGGATGCGGCGCAGGACAAATCCACCTACCCGGCACTGCTGGGCATGGACGGCGCGAAGGCGAAACTGGACCAGTTGGCCGCCCGGATGCGGGAGCTGCTGGGCCCGTTCGGCACGGCGGCCTCGCCCCTGACCGCGCTGGGCGAACTGGCGGTCCAGCGCAGCCATTGA
- a CDS encoding CocE/NonD family hydrolase gives MKNTALALAIASVCALPVAALAAPQDAGQVTPDMVQTGSDIPKAWQQPEGNFDYVKREVMIPMRDGVKLHTVIVIPKGAHDLPILLERTPYDASGFAPNNSPHMADAVRPGNKDWADGSTILVWQDIRGKYGSEGDYVMTRPPRGPLNPTKTDDTTDAWDTIDWLVKNLKETNGNVGMIGSSYDGWTVAMALLDPHPALKAAAPESPMIDGWMGDDWYHHGALRLVNLDYFTGQMTKQGKGEDVPRDTDDDYVNFLEAGSAGAYAKAHGFEQLPWWNRFAAHPAYDAFWQLQALDKIVAAHPSNVPTMWLQGLWDQEDIYGAVHTWEALQQAGHGSNNHLVMGPWFHSQINRDGWELGPLKWPGNTTAQFRQEVMIPWFNHYLRGTPMAKPLPQAMIYNPAEQHWDRFNDWKVADAQKLTPLYLQADRGLGFEQPAGGSDSYVSDPANPVPYLSRPIPQENDRWRTWLVQDQRFAENRGDVLTYTTPVLDKAVTVEGAPIADLFARTTGTDGDFVVKVIDVYPGSDALNPDMSGYELPVSMDIFRGRYRKSFADPSAIPANQVQEYKFRLPTINYVFKPGHRIMVQIQSSLFPLYDRNPQTYVSNILFAKPADYQKATVTVEHGADGRSAVLLPVVAHSTASH, from the coding sequence ATGAAGAACACCGCCCTGGCCCTGGCCATTGCCTCTGTCTGCGCCCTGCCTGTCGCGGCCCTGGCGGCTCCGCAGGATGCCGGCCAGGTCACCCCGGACATGGTCCAGACCGGCTCGGACATCCCCAAGGCGTGGCAGCAGCCGGAAGGCAACTTCGACTACGTCAAGCGCGAGGTCATGATCCCCATGCGCGACGGGGTCAAGCTGCATACGGTCATCGTCATCCCAAAGGGGGCGCATGACCTGCCGATCCTGCTGGAGCGCACGCCCTACGACGCCAGCGGCTTTGCCCCCAACAACAGCCCGCACATGGCCGACGCGGTGAGGCCTGGCAACAAGGATTGGGCCGACGGCAGCACCATCCTGGTGTGGCAGGACATCCGCGGCAAGTACGGTTCGGAGGGCGACTACGTCATGACCCGCCCGCCGCGCGGCCCGCTCAACCCGACCAAGACCGATGACACCACCGATGCCTGGGACACCATCGACTGGCTGGTGAAGAACCTCAAGGAAACCAACGGCAACGTCGGCATGATCGGCTCGTCCTACGACGGCTGGACGGTGGCCATGGCGCTGCTGGACCCGCATCCGGCGCTCAAGGCCGCCGCGCCGGAGAGCCCGATGATCGACGGCTGGATGGGCGATGACTGGTACCACCACGGCGCGCTGCGCCTGGTCAACCTGGATTACTTCACCGGGCAGATGACCAAGCAGGGCAAGGGGGAGGACGTCCCGCGCGACACCGACGACGATTACGTCAACTTCCTGGAGGCCGGTTCGGCTGGCGCATATGCCAAGGCGCATGGCTTCGAGCAGCTGCCGTGGTGGAATCGGTTTGCCGCACACCCGGCCTACGACGCCTTCTGGCAGCTGCAGGCGCTGGACAAGATCGTGGCGGCGCATCCGTCCAACGTGCCGACGATGTGGCTGCAGGGCCTGTGGGACCAGGAGGACATCTACGGTGCCGTCCACACCTGGGAGGCGCTGCAGCAGGCCGGCCACGGCAGCAATAACCACCTGGTGATGGGCCCGTGGTTCCACAGCCAGATCAACCGCGATGGCTGGGAGCTGGGCCCGCTGAAGTGGCCGGGCAACACCACCGCGCAGTTCCGCCAGGAGGTGATGATCCCCTGGTTCAACCATTATCTGCGCGGCACGCCGATGGCCAAGCCGCTGCCGCAGGCGATGATCTACAACCCGGCCGAGCAGCATTGGGATCGCTTCAACGACTGGAAGGTCGCCGACGCGCAGAAGCTCACGCCGCTGTACCTGCAGGCCGACAGGGGGCTGGGCTTCGAGCAGCCCGCCGGTGGCAGCGACAGCTATGTGTCCGACCCGGCCAACCCGGTGCCTTACCTGTCGCGCCCGATCCCGCAGGAGAACGACCGCTGGCGGACCTGGCTGGTGCAGGACCAGCGCTTTGCGGAGAACCGGGGCGATGTGCTGACCTACACCACGCCGGTGCTGGACAAGGCGGTCACCGTGGAAGGCGCGCCGATCGCCGACCTGTTCGCCCGGACCACGGGCACCGATGGCGATTTCGTGGTCAAGGTGATCGACGTGTATCCGGGATCGGACGCGCTCAACCCGGACATGAGCGGCTATGAGCTGCCGGTGTCGATGGATATCTTCCGCGGGCGCTACCGCAAGAGTTTTGCCGACCCCTCGGCGATCCCGGCCAACCAGGTGCAGGAATACAAGTTCCGCCTGCCGACGATCAATTACGTGTTCAAGCCCGGCCACCGGATCATGGTGCAGATCCAGTCTTCGCTGTTCCCGCTGTACGACCGCAACCCGCAGACCTACGTGTCCAACATCCTGTTCGCCAAGCCCGCCGACTACCAGAAGGCCACGGTGACGGTCGAGCATGGTGCGGACGGCCGCAGCGCGGTACTGCTGCCGGTGGTGGCGCATTCGACTGCCAGTCACTGA
- a CDS encoding group II truncated hemoglobin — translation MNTTTLLQDMGGPDAVHRLAHAWHVRVLADPVVAHAFSHGFHPQHTERLAAYWVEAWGGPAAYSSRFGSESDVVRMHSGNGVHEEMDAQAIACFALALDDIGLDDASLRQALLDYFSWATRARMAAYPASPQDVPDDLRIARWSRAGLLGED, via the coding sequence ATGAACACCACCACGCTTCTGCAGGACATGGGCGGTCCGGACGCCGTACATCGCCTGGCCCATGCCTGGCACGTGCGGGTGCTGGCCGATCCGGTGGTCGCGCACGCCTTCAGTCACGGCTTCCACCCGCAGCACACCGAGCGCCTGGCTGCGTATTGGGTCGAAGCGTGGGGCGGGCCGGCGGCGTATTCGAGTCGGTTCGGCTCCGAGTCGGACGTAGTGCGCATGCACAGCGGCAATGGCGTGCACGAGGAGATGGATGCGCAGGCCATCGCCTGTTTCGCGCTGGCACTGGACGATATCGGGCTGGACGATGCATCGCTGCGGCAGGCGCTGCTGGACTACTTCAGCTGGGCCACGCGCGCGCGGATGGCGGCGTATCCGGCCTCGCCTCAGGACGTGCCCGACGATCTGCGCATCGCGCGCTGGTCGCGGGCAGGCCTGCTGGGCGAGGACTAA
- a CDS encoding GlxA family transcriptional regulator, with protein MDLGANDAYIRFLGHARSATMHRVGYVLGDGFQVMALGSQAVFEFANLVAGETFYVVENWSPEGGEVNASLGMRVVTRELTGRSRADTWMLVGVIDPLARPASQALLQFVRRVAPRARRVAGICTGGFILAEAGLLAQRRATTHWAFAEHMQQRYPDIQVEPDRIFILDGPFWTSAGMTAALDMALGMVEKDLGPDVARAVAHRLVMHHRRAGGQTQHSELLELAPRSDRIQQALDYARRHLGSSLSVEQLAEQVSLSPRQFSRVFTAETGQSPAKAIEALRVEAARVMVEQGRHPLEVIARETGFRDRRHLREVFLRRFGVAPQALRRHTRSRPDA; from the coding sequence ATGGACCTTGGCGCAAATGACGCATATATTCGTTTTTTAGGACATGCGAGATCGGCGACGATGCATCGCGTTGGTTATGTACTGGGGGACGGTTTCCAGGTCATGGCGCTGGGCTCGCAGGCGGTGTTCGAGTTCGCCAACCTGGTGGCCGGCGAGACCTTCTATGTGGTGGAGAACTGGTCGCCTGAAGGCGGGGAGGTCAATGCATCCCTGGGCATGCGGGTGGTGACGCGTGAACTCACCGGGCGCAGTCGCGCCGATACCTGGATGCTGGTGGGGGTGATCGATCCGCTGGCCCGTCCGGCTTCCCAGGCGCTGCTGCAATTCGTTCGCCGCGTGGCGCCTCGGGCCAGGCGCGTGGCGGGCATCTGCACCGGGGGCTTCATCCTGGCCGAGGCCGGCCTGCTCGCGCAGCGCCGGGCCACCACGCACTGGGCTTTCGCCGAGCACATGCAGCAACGCTACCCCGATATCCAGGTGGAACCCGATCGGATCTTCATCCTGGATGGCCCGTTCTGGACATCGGCTGGCATGACCGCCGCGCTGGACATGGCGCTTGGCATGGTCGAGAAGGATCTGGGGCCGGATGTGGCACGTGCCGTCGCGCACCGGCTTGTCATGCACCATCGCCGCGCCGGCGGACAGACCCAGCATTCGGAACTGTTGGAACTCGCGCCGCGCAGCGACCGTATCCAGCAGGCGCTCGACTATGCAAGGCGCCATTTGGGCAGTTCTCTGAGCGTGGAACAGCTTGCCGAGCAGGTCAGCCTGAGCCCTCGGCAATTCAGCCGGGTGTTTACGGCGGAAACCGGCCAGTCACCTGCCAAGGCCATCGAAGCGCTGCGCGTGGAGGCCGCGCGTGTCATGGTGGAACAGGGGCGCCATCCGCTGGAAGTGATCGCCCGCGAGACGGGCTTTCGCGACCGTCGGCATCTGCGCGAAGTGTTCTTGCGTCGTTTCGGCGTGGCACCTCAGGCGTTGCGGCGGCATACGCGTAGCAGGCCCGACGCATGA
- a CDS encoding SDR family oxidoreductase, with amino-acid sequence MSTQSPSTPGVALVTGASSGIGAVYAERLAGRGHDLILVARDRQRLNALAERITSQTQRSVEVIAADLGRRDALATVEQRLKQDADITVLVNNAGIGTHTPLLESDVERMTAMVELNVTALMRLTYAAVPQMVARGRGTLINISSIVSLAPEALNGVYGGSKAFVTAFSQSLQKELEGTGVHVQAVLPGATATDFWATGGLPVEHLPKEIVMRTEDLVDAALRGLDRGERISIPSLHAGEEWDAFEAARQTMSAHLSSDTVAARYR; translated from the coding sequence ATGTCTACGCAGTCCCCATCCACGCCTGGTGTCGCCCTGGTGACAGGCGCCTCTTCCGGTATCGGCGCGGTCTACGCCGAGCGCCTGGCCGGCCGCGGACATGACCTGATCCTGGTCGCACGCGATCGTCAGCGACTCAACGCCCTGGCCGAGCGCATCACCAGCCAGACCCAACGCTCGGTCGAAGTCATCGCCGCCGACCTGGGCCGCCGCGACGCGTTGGCGACGGTCGAGCAACGACTCAAGCAGGACGCCGACATCACGGTTCTGGTCAACAACGCAGGCATCGGAACCCACACCCCGTTGCTGGAGAGCGATGTCGAGCGCATGACCGCGATGGTCGAGCTCAACGTCACCGCACTGATGCGCCTGACCTATGCCGCCGTCCCGCAGATGGTGGCGCGCGGCCGCGGGACCCTCATCAACATTTCTTCCATCGTCAGCCTGGCGCCGGAAGCCCTCAATGGCGTCTACGGCGGCAGCAAGGCCTTCGTGACCGCCTTCAGCCAGTCGCTGCAAAAGGAGCTGGAAGGGACCGGCGTGCACGTCCAGGCGGTGCTGCCGGGTGCGACGGCCACCGACTTTTGGGCCACTGGCGGCCTGCCGGTGGAGCACCTTCCCAAGGAGATCGTCATGCGCACCGAAGATCTGGTCGACGCCGCCCTGCGTGGCCTGGACCGTGGCGAACGGATCAGCATCCCCTCGCTGCATGCCGGCGAGGAGTGGGACGCCTTCGAGGCCGCCCGCCAGACGATGTCAGCGCATCTGTCCAGCGATACCGTGGCCGCGCGCTACCGTTGA
- a CDS encoding DUF1501 domain-containing protein → MSLTRRAFLGAAGALTTLTLWPQLGAAAQRANDTRLLVILLRGGLDGLHVLVPTEDPAYRDLRGDLAPTDTLKLDAHFGLHPSLAFAHTLYGQRQLLPVVAIAPPYQQRSHFEAQDCLENGSARPSGASTGWLNRCASAMAGTEALSITTVMPLIMRGPGDASTWSPPLPEAVNPILLQRLQGLYAHDPVLAASFQRAMDTQGVSGGKGAGGKGRMAEATAAAARFMSQADGPRIGFVEDSGWDTHANQAGVLKNKLAELDDGLRAFHDNARAIWGRTVVVVVTEFGRTARVNGTGGTDHGTGGVALLAGGAVRGGRIAGDWPGLLPAALNEGRDLRVTTDMRALFKAVLAGHLKVDEGRLQTAVFPDSGKVPLMEGLLA, encoded by the coding sequence ATGTCCCTGACCCGACGTGCCTTCCTTGGCGCCGCTGGCGCCCTGACCACGCTCACCCTGTGGCCCCAGCTCGGGGCCGCTGCGCAACGCGCCAACGACACGCGCCTGCTGGTGATCCTGCTGCGCGGCGGCCTGGATGGGCTGCATGTGCTGGTGCCCACCGAAGATCCTGCGTATCGCGACTTGCGCGGCGACCTGGCACCGACCGACACGCTCAAGCTGGACGCGCATTTCGGCCTGCACCCGTCGCTGGCCTTTGCCCACACGCTGTATGGCCAGCGTCAGTTGCTGCCGGTGGTGGCGATTGCCCCGCCGTACCAGCAGCGCTCGCATTTCGAGGCCCAGGACTGCCTGGAGAACGGCAGCGCCCGCCCCAGCGGCGCCAGCACCGGCTGGCTCAACCGCTGTGCCAGCGCGATGGCCGGCACCGAGGCCTTGTCGATCACCACGGTGATGCCGCTGATCATGCGGGGGCCAGGCGATGCCTCGACGTGGTCGCCGCCGTTGCCCGAGGCGGTCAATCCGATCCTGCTGCAGCGCCTGCAAGGCCTGTATGCGCACGATCCCGTGTTGGCCGCCTCGTTCCAGCGTGCCATGGACACGCAGGGCGTGAGCGGCGGCAAGGGCGCGGGCGGCAAAGGGCGCATGGCGGAGGCCACCGCGGCCGCGGCGCGCTTCATGTCGCAGGCCGACGGCCCGCGCATCGGTTTCGTCGAGGACTCGGGTTGGGATACCCACGCCAACCAGGCCGGCGTGCTGAAGAACAAGCTCGCCGAACTGGACGACGGCCTGCGCGCCTTTCATGACAACGCCCGGGCCATCTGGGGCAGGACCGTGGTGGTGGTGGTCACCGAATTCGGCCGCACCGCCAGGGTCAACGGCACCGGTGGCACCGACCACGGCACCGGCGGCGTGGCCCTGCTGGCCGGCGGCGCGGTGCGCGGTGGCCGCATCGCCGGCGACTGGCCCGGCCTGTTGCCCGCCGCCCTCAACGAAGGCCGCGACCTACGCGTCACCACCGACATGCGCGCCCTGTTCAAGGCCGTGCTGGCCGGTCACCTGAAGGTGGACGAAGGTCGGCTGCAGACGGCGGTGTTTCCGGACAGCGGCAAGGTGCCGCTCATGGAGGGGCTGCTCGCCTGA
- a CDS encoding DUF1800 domain-containing protein: MVTAQSVSAANRFGLGARPGELAGLGDPQGWLLAQLKSPPSASALQALPDSLAYLRQNIALQQARRQARQQGMPPPKDMARDMRRDQLHELALRQQVAVASQASFVERMVRFWSNHFAVSVDKRVAAPYAAPMEREAIRPHVLGHFGDLLLAVETHPAMLRFLDNVRSVGADSKLATRVRQRNPDKAPGLNENLAREIMELHTVGVHGGYTQTDVTEFAKAITGWGVPMPQDFQRGAPDSAFAFRANAHEAGARTVMGRRYAEAGVAQGRAILADLAVHPATARHVSTKIARHLISDTPPQPVVEAMVKAWRDSGGALAQVYAALIRHPAAWGPQARKFKTPDDYLLSALRAGGALAKDRPQLQVTLLARMGQPPFTPRSPAGFEDDAAQWSGPDALWKRVQASQALAEAVPEDRLDPLGTAQAVFADTLDADTRTALTRAESPRDGLALLFASPAFQWRT; encoded by the coding sequence ATGGTCACCGCTCAGTCGGTCAGTGCCGCCAACCGTTTCGGCCTGGGTGCCCGTCCGGGAGAACTCGCAGGCCTGGGCGACCCGCAGGGCTGGTTGCTCGCCCAGCTCAAGTCGCCTCCGTCGGCGTCGGCCCTGCAGGCCCTGCCCGACAGTCTGGCCTACCTGCGCCAGAACATCGCCCTGCAGCAGGCCCGGCGTCAAGCCCGCCAACAGGGCATGCCCCCGCCCAAGGACATGGCGCGCGACATGCGCCGCGACCAGTTGCATGAGCTGGCGCTGCGCCAGCAGGTCGCGGTGGCCAGCCAGGCCAGTTTCGTCGAACGCATGGTGCGGTTCTGGTCGAACCACTTCGCCGTCTCGGTGGACAAGCGCGTGGCCGCCCCCTACGCCGCACCGATGGAGCGCGAGGCGATCCGCCCGCACGTGCTGGGCCACTTTGGTGACCTGCTGCTGGCGGTGGAGACGCACCCGGCCATGCTGCGCTTCCTGGACAACGTGCGCTCGGTGGGGGCGGATTCGAAACTCGCCACCCGCGTGCGCCAGCGCAACCCCGACAAGGCGCCGGGCCTCAACGAAAACCTCGCGCGCGAGATCATGGAGCTGCACACCGTGGGGGTGCATGGCGGCTACACGCAGACCGATGTGACCGAATTCGCCAAGGCCATCACCGGCTGGGGCGTGCCGATGCCACAGGACTTTCAGCGCGGCGCGCCGGATTCGGCTTTCGCCTTCCGCGCCAACGCGCACGAGGCCGGCGCGCGCACGGTCATGGGTCGGCGCTACGCGGAAGCCGGCGTGGCGCAGGGTCGCGCCATCCTGGCCGACCTGGCGGTGCATCCGGCCACGGCGCGGCATGTTTCGACCAAGATCGCGCGTCACCTGATCAGCGACACCCCGCCGCAGCCGGTGGTGGAGGCGATGGTCAAGGCCTGGCGCGACAGTGGTGGCGCACTGGCGCAGGTGTATGCCGCGCTGATCCGGCACCCGGCCGCGTGGGGCCCGCAGGCGCGCAAGTTCAAGACGCCCGACGACTACCTGCTCTCGGCACTGCGCGCCGGCGGCGCGCTGGCCAAGGATCGGCCGCAGTTGCAGGTGACCCTGCTCGCCCGCATGGGGCAGCCGCCGTTCACGCCGCGCTCGCCGGCCGGGTTCGAGGACGATGCCGCGCAATGGAGCGGCCCGGATGCGCTGTGGAAGCGGGTGCAGGCCAGCCAGGCCCTGGCCGAAGCCGTGCCGGAAGACCGCCTGGACCCGCTGGGCACCGCGCAGGCGGTGTTTGCCGACACGCTCGATGCCGACACGCGCACCGCGCTGACCCGTGCCGAATCCCCGCGCGATGGACTGGCCCTGCTGTTCGCCAGCCCCGCCTTCCAATGGAGGACCTGA
- a CDS encoding DUF4870 domain-containing protein, whose protein sequence is MNEFENATAPPPPPAGTAPQEDRTVALIVHLTGIVTGFIVPLIIWLVNKDNPAKAWLNDQSKEALNFQITVFFGYVICWVLAFVIIGGLLMPLVWLVNLVFCILAGLKANEGVAYRYPFAIRLIK, encoded by the coding sequence ATGAACGAGTTCGAGAACGCCACCGCGCCGCCGCCGCCGCCGGCGGGTACTGCCCCGCAGGAGGACCGGACGGTCGCGCTCATCGTGCACCTGACCGGCATCGTCACCGGCTTCATCGTGCCGCTGATCATCTGGCTGGTGAACAAGGACAATCCCGCCAAGGCCTGGCTCAACGATCAGTCCAAGGAGGCGCTCAACTTCCAGATCACCGTGTTCTTCGGCTATGTGATCTGCTGGGTGCTGGCCTTCGTGATCATCGGGGGCCTGCTCATGCCGCTGGTCTGGCTGGTCAACCTGGTGTTCTGCATCCTGGCCGGACTCAAGGCCAATGAAGGCGTTGCCTATCGCTATCCCTTCGCGATCCGGCTGATCAAGTAG